In the genome of Gallaecimonas xiamenensis 3-C-1, the window CATGGCCGCCACCGACAACGATCACTTCAAAGTGATGCGGGTTACCCATTTGACACCTCAACGCCTGATTGGAGAAAGCCCGACATTGTACTCCTTCGTCAGGCTCTCACCAAGTCGCGGATCCAGCGGTGGATCAAGCATTAGATCAAAGATCTTTTTTAAAGATCCTTTATATTTTGATCTATTAGATCCCGCCCGATCTGTGGGTAAGGTGAAAAAGATCAATAAGGGCAGGATCTTGAGTGAGATCGGATCATGTTGATAGCCGTTGATCCTGGACGGTATGTCCTGGGATCAACTTGGCTAGTTATTCACAGCCCCTGGTAGGACTGGATCTTGTTAAGTGAATAAACAAGGGTTTTCCACCTACAGGATCAAAGGATATCCACAATCTTTGTGCACAAGTGATCGGTGCTGTGGATCACAGTTTGCCGATCTGTTCGGTCAGATAGGCGCTGGCCAATTCTTCAGGAAGCTGTTCATCCAGCACGTCGATGTCTTGCCTGGGCCAGAGTGATTGAGCCTTGCAGGCCAACATGGCTGTTTCCAACTGCTTGCCCCCTTCGCAGAAGGTGTCGTAGCTGCTGTCACCCAGGGCAAATACCGCAAAGCGCACGGCGCTGAGATCGGGCTGCTGCGCCAGCTGCTCGGCAAAGGGCTGGATATTGTCTGGCAGCTCGCCGGCGCCATGGGTTGAACTGCACAGCAGCCAGGTACCGGCATGGGGGAGATCCTCCAGGTTGGGATCCAGGTGGATCGCCACTTGGTGATCGGCAGCCTGCAATTGCTCGGCCAAGGTATCGGCTACGTATTCGGCGCCGCCAAGGGTGGAACCCACCAGAATATGGATAGTGGACAAGGTACTGCCTCCTTCTTTGCAATACCCCATGATACCGCCTAGCGGGCTGGCATGGTGAAGTGCCACTCCTGGTAAGCCAGTTGCAGCCCTTGGGGGGTGATGGCTTCCAGGGTCAGGCCGCCGCCCAGATCGGCTCCTTCTCTGTATAGCTTGTCGTTGATCTTCACTAAACGCTGGGCCGGCTGTGGCGCGTAGATATGAACGCTGATCACTAGAGCCGGCAGTTGGCGCTGCACTTCGACCGGTAATTGCCGCCAACTGGGGAGGCTGGGTTGTACCGATTCGGGTGCCATCTGCGGTTCTTCAGCCATCGGCTGCGTTTCTGACTGCGGCAATTGGCGGGGCAGCTGCGCCTGGGTAACTTCTGCTTTCTCCACTGCCTTTGGCGCCGGGTCCAGGGTGACCGGTGCCATAGTGCTGGGGTCCAGGGCCAACTTGGTGCTACTTGCCTTAGGTGGTGATGGCGGCAGAACCTGGGGTGGCGTTTGCGCTTTGGGCTCCGGCGTTTTTTGGGCCGGTAAAGGGGTAGCTGAGGGTTGCAAAGGCTGGGTGGGGTTTTGCAGCCAAAGCCAGACCAGGACAGCCAGCGCCAGGCTGGCCAGGGCCCAGGGCCAGCTTTTGTTGGAGGCCGGTTTTTGACTGGGAACCAGGGGGGGCGTGTCCAACCTGGGCTGGGGATCCGTGCCCCGGCGCTGGCGCTCGGATTGTTTCAACACCTCCAGTATGTAGGACATGGTCAGTCTCCCGGGCCTACTAGCAGCGGCACGCTGCCGTCAGTGAGGCTGGTCAGGCGGATGCTGGTTTGCGGGCCCACGACCCCGTCTGCGGCAAGCCCTTGGCGAAACTGGAAGGCTTTGACATTGCGAAACAAGGTGAAGTCGTAGAGGTTGTCCACCAGAGGCCTTTCGGCCCTGCCGTCGATTTGGGCCAGCTGGTGTTCAAGCCAGGCCACCGCCAGCCCCTGGCTGCCAGGCTTGAGCGGTTCCTTGTACTCGGGAGGTTGGCGCCATAACAGCTGGTAGCTTCCGTCCCAGCGGCGCTGCAGGTCCTTGAGGGGCACCTTGGCCTTACGGTCACCAAAAGCGATATCGGCCCAATCTCCTTCAACGGCAAGCAGGGCGGCGGCGTAGTTTACGCCCCCCTCACTAAGGCCGATTACCGCCGGCCTATTGTGGTTGCTCAGCATCTGCCAGTCTCCCGACTCCCCAAAACAGCCCAGGCCGTGGGCCCGTGCGAACTGGCAAACCACAGGCTGCTCAGCTGGCTTGTAGTCCAGGTGCCAAGCGGCGAACAGCATCTTGTAGGCGATGGCCTGGCTTAACGCCGGGTCCAAGGCCGCTGGCCATTGCCAGTCGAACTCAACCGGCGGGTCCGGCACCAGTGACGGGGCCTGGATCAGCGTCTCCTGGGGGCTTGGCTGTGGCAAAGGCTCGGCCGGTTGTTCCAGGGGGTGTGGTTCTGCTGGCGGGCTGGCCTGGGCTAGGTTGGGCTCAAGCCAAGGTGGCGGTGCAAAGCGAACCAGTGCGGCCACCACCGAGGCGGCCAGAGCAGCCAACAACCACCAGAGCCTTTGAGAGCTGGGCTTGGACTGCTCGCCTTTGAGTTCCCTTGCTGCTTGGTTGAGGGTGGCGACACTGACCTTGGTCCCCCTCTGGGTGTAGGTACCTAGTAGAGCGCGATCACACAACAGGTTGATTACCCTTGGGATACCTTTGGATAGTTGGTAGAGGCGCTTAAGGCTGGCCGGCGGGAAGAGAGGCTGTTCAAGGCCGGCTACCGCCAGGCGGTGCTGGACATAGGCGGCCACTTCCATTGGACCCAGCGGCCCCAGATGGAAGCGGGCGGTTATCCGTTGGGACAGTTGGCGCAGTTCCGGGCGGGCCAGGATATCCAGCAATTCCGGTTGGCCCAGCAGGATGATCTGCAGCAACTTGCGCTCGTTGGTTTCCAGGTTGGTCAACAGACGCAGCTGTTCCAGCACCTCCCCGGAGAGGTTCTGGGCTTCGTCGATGATCAGAACGGTATGGCGCCCCAGGGCATGGCTGCGCAGCAGATGTTCGTTGAGGGCATCGATATAGGTTTTCAGCCAGCGGTCTTGGGCCGGATAGGGCACATGGAGTTCGTCACAGATGGCGGCCAGTAGCTCCAGCACCGAATAGGTAGGGTTGAGCACGAAGGCCAGGTCCGTCTGTGGCCCCAGTTGCTCAAGCAGGCAGCGGCATACCGTGGTTTTACCCGTGCCCACTTCACCTGTCAGCAGGATAAAGCCGTTGTCGTTGCGGATCCCGTATAAGAGATGGGCCAGCGCTTCCTTGTGTTGCTCACTCAGGTACAGGTAACGGGGATCAGGCGCAATGGAGAATGGCGATTCCGCCAGTCCAAAGTAGCTGTTGTACATGGCCCGTAAACCAATAGGAGACTGTCTTAACCATAGTC includes:
- a CDS encoding ExeA family protein; protein product: MYNSYFGLAESPFSIAPDPRYLYLSEQHKEALAHLLYGIRNDNGFILLTGEVGTGKTTVCRCLLEQLGPQTDLAFVLNPTYSVLELLAAICDELHVPYPAQDRWLKTYIDALNEHLLRSHALGRHTVLIIDEAQNLSGEVLEQLRLLTNLETNERKLLQIILLGQPELLDILARPELRQLSQRITARFHLGPLGPMEVAAYVQHRLAVAGLEQPLFPPASLKRLYQLSKGIPRVINLLCDRALLGTYTQRGTKVSVATLNQAARELKGEQSKPSSQRLWWLLAALAASVVAALVRFAPPPWLEPNLAQASPPAEPHPLEQPAEPLPQPSPQETLIQAPSLVPDPPVEFDWQWPAALDPALSQAIAYKMLFAAWHLDYKPAEQPVVCQFARAHGLGCFGESGDWQMLSNHNRPAVIGLSEGGVNYAAALLAVEGDWADIAFGDRKAKVPLKDLQRRWDGSYQLLWRQPPEYKEPLKPGSQGLAVAWLEHQLAQIDGRAERPLVDNLYDFTLFRNVKAFQFRQGLAADGVVGPQTSIRLTSLTDGSVPLLVGPGD
- the mioC gene encoding FMN-binding protein MioC, whose protein sequence is MSTIHILVGSTLGGAEYVADTLAEQLQAADHQVAIHLDPNLEDLPHAGTWLLCSSTHGAGELPDNIQPFAEQLAQQPDLSAVRFAVFALGDSSYDTFCEGGKQLETAMLACKAQSLWPRQDIDVLDEQLPEELASAYLTEQIGKL
- a CDS encoding general secretion pathway protein GspB yields the protein MSYILEVLKQSERQRRGTDPQPRLDTPPLVPSQKPASNKSWPWALASLALAVLVWLWLQNPTQPLQPSATPLPAQKTPEPKAQTPPQVLPPSPPKASSTKLALDPSTMAPVTLDPAPKAVEKAEVTQAQLPRQLPQSETQPMAEEPQMAPESVQPSLPSWRQLPVEVQRQLPALVISVHIYAPQPAQRLVKINDKLYREGADLGGGLTLEAITPQGLQLAYQEWHFTMPAR